A region of Candidatus Poribacteria bacterium DNA encodes the following proteins:
- the truA gene encoding tRNA pseudouridine(38-40) synthase TruA, translating into MRNIKLTIEYDGTNYHGWQIQPNAITIQAAIQDTLAKITKTQTQIIGAGRTDTGVHAAGQVANFHTHSQMPLLSFQKALNATLPRDIVIIDVEEVPPDFHARFSAVSRTYRYTILNRAYPSVLLRNNAYFFPDPIDAQDADIACQSLVGVRDFSSFQRSGSERINPICEIYECRCWQEEDLVYFQIEADSFLRGMVRAIVGTVLKLRNREDGVNQLYQILNARDRSEAGASAPPHGLSLLSIKY; encoded by the coding sequence ATGCGAAATATCAAGCTCACAATCGAATACGACGGCACAAACTATCACGGCTGGCAGATTCAGCCTAACGCGATAACGATTCAAGCAGCCATCCAAGACACACTCGCAAAAATTACTAAGACACAGACACAAATCATCGGCGCAGGGAGGACGGACACAGGAGTACATGCCGCCGGTCAGGTTGCCAATTTCCACACCCATTCTCAGATGCCATTACTTTCATTTCAGAAGGCACTCAACGCCACTCTGCCGCGAGACATCGTCATTATTGATGTGGAAGAGGTCCCGCCAGATTTCCACGCCCGATTCAGTGCGGTGAGCCGTACCTATAGGTACACAATTCTCAACCGCGCATATCCCTCTGTACTCCTACGGAATAATGCCTACTTTTTCCCCGATCCAATTGACGCACAAGATGCAGACATAGCCTGCCAATCGCTGGTCGGGGTGCGAGATTTTTCTTCTTTCCAACGCTCCGGCAGTGAGCGAATCAATCCAATCTGTGAGATTTACGAATGTCGATGTTGGCAGGAGGAAGATTTGGTCTATTTTCAGATTGAGGCAGACTCCTTCCTGCGCGGTATGGTTCGCGCCATTGTCGGTACTGTCTTGAAACTGCGCAACAGAGAAGATGGTGTCAATCAATTGTACCAGATTCTCAATGCACGGGATAGATCCGAGGCTGGGGCTTCCGCACCGCCACATGGGCTGTCGCTCCTATCCATAAAATACTAA